One genomic segment of Amycolatopsis sp. WQ 127309 includes these proteins:
- a CDS encoding YciI family protein yields MRFLMMHRLDESVPEAWNPSPEFIEKMGAFIQESAENGRLITAEGVLPSEKGALVRKPRGAAIRVTDGPFAEAKEVIGGFALINAEDLADAVVFAKSYVELFEAEIEVEVRQVAEFDDIPG; encoded by the coding sequence ATGCGTTTCCTCATGATGCACCGCCTCGACGAGAGCGTCCCCGAGGCCTGGAACCCCAGCCCGGAGTTCATCGAGAAGATGGGCGCGTTCATCCAGGAGTCGGCGGAGAACGGCCGGCTGATCACGGCGGAGGGCGTCCTCCCGTCGGAGAAGGGCGCGCTCGTCCGCAAGCCGCGCGGCGCGGCGATCCGCGTCACGGACGGCCCGTTCGCCGAGGCCAAGGAGGTCATCGGCGGGTTCGCGCTGATCAACGCCGAGGACCTGGCGGACGCCGTCGTGTTCGCGAAGTCCTACGTCGAGCTGTTCGAGGCCGAGATCGAGGTCGAGGTGCGCCAGGTCGCCGAGTTCGACGACATCCCCGGCTGA
- a CDS encoding M48 family metalloprotease has translation MPVVASSGLVLVLLGKLAWPAYFWVAPAGWVVAGGITFVPAFEHFLLPLMFGMRSPTARELARLTPCWQAVCAAAGVDGGRYRLWVERSRELNAFAAGGRTVAVTRTALDLPRAGLEAILAHELGHHLAGHTRISLLIWWLELPARILTRLVRLLALAVPYVGRAFAAFGRAVAVLVTVLLSLGILTALAFLDPWLLLAPLLGPVLAWSKRLGEYRADRMAARLGYGPELIALLKQWIALHRGDERRLWARLLAGHPAHIDRIKRLKEHRGGF, from the coding sequence GTGCCCGTCGTCGCCAGCAGCGGGCTCGTGCTGGTCCTGCTCGGCAAGCTCGCCTGGCCCGCGTACTTCTGGGTCGCGCCCGCCGGGTGGGTGGTCGCCGGCGGGATCACCTTCGTGCCCGCGTTCGAGCACTTCCTGCTGCCGCTGATGTTCGGGATGCGCTCGCCGACCGCGCGTGAGCTGGCCCGGCTGACGCCCTGCTGGCAGGCGGTGTGCGCGGCCGCGGGCGTCGATGGCGGCCGGTACCGGTTGTGGGTCGAACGCTCCCGCGAACTGAACGCCTTCGCCGCCGGCGGCCGGACCGTCGCGGTGACGCGGACCGCGCTCGACCTGCCGCGGGCCGGCCTCGAAGCGATCCTGGCGCACGAGCTCGGCCACCACCTCGCCGGGCACACGCGGATCTCCCTGCTGATCTGGTGGCTGGAGCTCCCGGCCCGGATCCTGACCCGGCTGGTCCGGCTGCTCGCCCTGGCCGTGCCGTACGTCGGACGCGCGTTCGCGGCCTTCGGGCGGGCGGTCGCCGTGCTCGTCACCGTGCTGCTGAGCTTGGGGATCCTCACGGCGCTCGCGTTCCTCGACCCGTGGCTGCTGCTGGCGCCCCTGCTCGGCCCGGTGCTCGCCTGGTCGAAACGGCTCGGCGAGTACCGCGCTGACCGGATGGCGGCGCGGCTGGGTTACGGCCCGGAGCTGATCGCCCTGCTCAAGCAGTGGATCGCGCTGCACCGCGGCGACGAGCGGCGGCTGTGGGCCCGGCTGCTGGCCGGGCACCCGGCCCACATCGACCGGATCAAGCGGCTGAAGGAGCACCGCGGCGGATTTTGA
- a CDS encoding YciI family protein has product MKYLMLINASLDADGAPTGCSTPEDWMLFDKSMKDAGVHVHGNSLADFTTAAAVRVDERGERVVTDGPFAESREVLGGYFVVDVPDFDVALEWAARCPGARDGGSIVVRPLASYGD; this is encoded by the coding sequence GTGAAGTACCTGATGCTGATCAACGCTTCGCTCGACGCCGACGGCGCGCCCACCGGCTGCAGCACCCCCGAAGACTGGATGCTGTTCGACAAGTCCATGAAGGACGCCGGTGTCCACGTCCACGGGAACTCGCTCGCCGACTTCACCACCGCCGCCGCGGTCCGCGTCGACGAGCGCGGCGAGCGCGTCGTCACCGACGGGCCGTTCGCCGAGTCGCGGGAGGTGCTCGGCGGCTACTTCGTCGTCGACGTGCCGGACTTCGACGTCGCGCTCGAGTGGGCGGCGCGCTGCCCCGGCGCCCGCGACGGCGGGTCGATCGTCGTCCGGCCGCTCGCGTCCTACGGGGACTGA
- a CDS encoding RNA polymerase sigma factor, translating into MFREERGLLLAALVRRFGDLDLAEEVTSEAIEAALVRWPVDGVPPKPGAWLMTTARRKAVDRLRRDQAYAARLAVLQVEADRAAPAPAPGGELPDERLQLFFTCAHPALPAEDRTALTLRCLAGLTTPEVARAFLVPSATMGKRIVRAKNRIRTARIPFRVPDAAELPGRLPGVLQVVYSIFTEGYAASSGPDLQRLDLAEEAIRLGRILRRLLPAEREVAGLLALMLLVHARRDARTGGDGDVVLLDDQDRGRWDHALISEGTSLVEVALTGGPPGLYGVQAAIAALHDEAPDVAGTDWPQIVALYDVLRGLAPSPVVELNRAVAVAMRDGPAAGLALLDALTEEPRLRFYAPFPAARAELLSRLGRLPEAASAYRDALALAGTEPERTHLRRRLAECQKP; encoded by the coding sequence GTGTTCCGGGAGGAGCGCGGGCTGCTGCTCGCCGCGCTCGTCCGCCGGTTCGGTGACCTCGACCTGGCCGAAGAGGTGACGTCGGAGGCGATCGAGGCGGCGCTGGTGCGCTGGCCCGTCGACGGCGTGCCGCCGAAGCCGGGCGCGTGGCTGATGACGACGGCGCGGCGCAAGGCCGTCGACCGGCTGCGCCGCGACCAGGCCTACGCGGCCCGGCTCGCGGTGCTGCAGGTCGAGGCCGACCGCGCGGCGCCCGCCCCGGCGCCCGGCGGCGAGCTGCCGGACGAGCGGCTCCAGCTGTTCTTCACCTGCGCCCACCCGGCGTTGCCGGCGGAGGACCGCACGGCGCTGACGCTGCGCTGCCTCGCCGGGCTGACGACGCCGGAGGTGGCGCGTGCGTTCCTGGTGCCCAGCGCGACGATGGGCAAGCGGATCGTGCGGGCGAAGAACCGGATCCGCACGGCCCGGATCCCGTTCCGGGTGCCGGACGCCGCCGAGCTGCCCGGCCGGCTGCCGGGTGTGCTCCAGGTCGTCTACTCGATCTTCACCGAGGGGTACGCGGCCAGTTCGGGCCCGGACCTGCAGCGGCTCGACCTGGCCGAGGAGGCGATCCGGCTGGGCCGGATCCTGCGCCGGCTGCTGCCGGCGGAGCGCGAGGTCGCGGGCCTGCTCGCGCTGATGCTGCTGGTCCACGCACGACGCGACGCCCGGACCGGCGGCGACGGCGACGTAGTCCTGCTCGACGACCAGGACCGCGGCCGCTGGGACCACGCACTGATCTCGGAAGGCACCTCGCTGGTGGAGGTGGCGTTGACCGGCGGCCCGCCCGGCCTCTACGGCGTCCAGGCGGCGATCGCGGCACTGCACGACGAGGCGCCGGACGTGGCGGGCACGGACTGGCCGCAGATCGTCGCGCTCTACGACGTCCTGCGCGGCCTGGCGCCGTCCCCGGTGGTCGAGCTGAACCGCGCGGTGGCGGTGGCGATGCGCGACGGCCCGGCCGCGGGCCTGGCCCTCCTCGACGCCCTCACCGAGGAACCCCGCCTGCGGTTCTACGCCCCGTTCCCGGCGGCGCGGGCGGAGCTGCTCAGCCGCCTGGGCCGCCTGCCGGAGGCGGCATCGGCCTACCGCGACGCCCTGGCCCTGGCGGGCACCGAACCAGAACGCACCCACCTGCGCCGCCGCCTCGCCGAGTGCCAAAAGCCGTGA